A region from the Nostoc sp. HK-01 genome encodes:
- the trpA_1 gene encoding tryptophan synthase alpha chain, with protein sequence MTTISNNFKSLRQRQQCALIPFITAGDPDLETTADALRILDRNGADFIELGIPYSDPLADGPVIQAAATRALNKGTKLEQVLEMLRDVIPSLKAPIILFTYYNPILHRGIKSFLALIADVGVKGLVVPDLPLEEAAELIQTAASFGIEVILLVAPTSSQDRIDAIARQSQGFIYLVSVTGVTGMRSQIQNRVQHLLTDLRSVTDKPIGVGFGISAPEQALQVKEWGADAVIVGSAFVKRLAEGSPTEGLQAVEQLCRELKSAISLQPVGLAK encoded by the coding sequence ATGACTACTATCTCTAATAACTTTAAATCTTTACGCCAAAGGCAACAATGCGCTTTAATTCCCTTCATCACAGCTGGCGACCCAGATTTAGAAACGACTGCCGATGCTTTACGCATTTTAGATCGCAATGGTGCTGACTTCATCGAGTTGGGTATTCCTTATTCTGACCCCTTAGCAGATGGGCCTGTAATTCAAGCAGCAGCTACTCGTGCTTTGAACAAAGGAACTAAATTAGAACAAGTGCTAGAGATGTTGAGAGATGTGATTCCTAGTTTGAAAGCACCAATCATTTTATTTACTTACTACAATCCAATTTTGCATCGGGGTATTAAGTCATTTTTAGCCTTAATTGCTGACGTTGGCGTGAAAGGTTTAGTAGTACCAGATTTACCCTTAGAAGAAGCAGCAGAATTAATTCAAACTGCCGCATCTTTTGGCATTGAAGTGATTTTACTCGTAGCTCCTACTAGTTCTCAAGATAGGATTGATGCGATCGCCCGTCAATCTCAAGGATTTATCTATCTTGTCAGTGTCACAGGCGTTACCGGAATGCGGTCTCAAATCCAAAACCGCGTACAACACTTACTCACAGACTTACGCAGCGTCACGGACAAACCTATCGGTGTTGGTTTTGGCATCTCAGCACCAGAACAAGCACTTCAAGTTAAAGAATGGGGTGCAGATGCAGTCATTGTCGGTAGCGCCTTCGTCAAACGTTTAGCAGAAGGTAGTCCAACTGAAGGGCTACAAGCAGTAGAACAACTTTGTCGAGAACTCAAATCAGCAATATCTTTACAGCCTGTTGGTTTGGCTAAATAA
- the trpC_1 gene encoding indole-3-glycerol phosphate synthase: MTKQVVSPRHILEEIVWHKQQEVAQMQQELPLTAVQNQLSAAPPVRDFLKALQENSHHPSLIAEVKKASPSRGIIRADFDPVAIAQSYQKGGAACLSVLTDENFFQGSFNNLRLVRSQVTLPLLCKEFIIDPYQIYLARTAGADAVLLIAAILSDEELQNFLQIIHDLGMTALVEVHTLAELDRVLQLDNLRLVGINNRNLEDFTVYLKTTQQLLSQRQQQLQSFRITFVSESGIYTPADLSFVAEVGARAVLVGESLVKQSDVEQAVHNLLGKTHQF; encoded by the coding sequence ATGACTAAACAAGTTGTTTCGCCTAGACATATCCTTGAAGAAATTGTTTGGCATAAACAGCAAGAAGTCGCACAAATGCAGCAGGAATTGCCTTTAACTGCTGTACAAAATCAGTTAAGTGCTGCGCCGCCTGTGCGAGATTTCTTGAAAGCCTTACAGGAAAATTCTCATCATCCTAGTTTAATTGCCGAAGTCAAAAAGGCATCACCAAGCCGTGGGATTATTAGAGCAGACTTTGACCCAGTAGCGATCGCCCAATCATATCAAAAAGGTGGTGCGGCTTGTCTATCGGTTCTCACGGATGAAAATTTTTTTCAAGGTAGTTTTAATAACCTGCGGTTAGTGCGATCGCAAGTTACATTACCTCTACTGTGCAAAGAGTTCATCATTGACCCTTATCAAATTTATCTAGCACGGACAGCAGGTGCAGATGCAGTCTTATTAATTGCAGCCATCTTATCAGACGAAGAACTGCAAAACTTCTTACAAATCATTCATGACTTGGGTATGACTGCTTTAGTAGAAGTTCATACCTTGGCTGAACTAGATCGAGTTTTACAACTAGATAACCTACGTTTAGTTGGAATTAACAACCGTAACCTCGAAGATTTTACAGTTTATTTAAAAACAACACAGCAGCTTTTATCACAGCGACAGCAACAGTTACAAAGCTTTCGTATCACCTTTGTCAGCGAATCTGGTATTTATACACCTGCTGATTTATCTTTTGTCGCTGAAGTTGGTGCTAGAGCCGTTTTGGTTGGTGAATCTTTAGTTAAACAAAGCGATGTAGAACAAGCTGTACATAATTTATTAGGAAAAACTCACCAATTTTAA
- the trpE gene encoding anthranilate synthase, translating into MISESHSYTTLDNVRVSRAITEVKMDTAIEEILFYLNSQRGGLLTSSYEYPGRYKRWAIGFINPPLELTTRENIFTLTALNDRGKILLALLFERLSQVQQLHHITKNQNRITGLVKPTEQCFTEEERSKQPSTFTVIREILHTFSSQEDEHLGLYGAFGYDLVFQFEPIDPCLERPTDQRDLVLYLPDELIVVDYYQQQAFRIEYDFITAYGSTYNLPRTGESVDYRGQRLTPTQNADHKIGEYAKQVEFALDYFRRGDLFEVVPSQNFFTACEEQPSNLFETLKKINPSPYGFIFNLGGEYLIGASPEMFVRVEGRRVETCPISGTITRGQDALDDAIQIRSLLNSPKDEAELTMCTDVDRNDKSRICEPGSVRVIGRRQIELYSHLIHTVDHVEGILRPEFDALDAFLSHTWAVTVTGAPKRAAIQFIEQHERSARRWYGGAVGYLNFNGNLNTGLILRTIRLQDSIAEVRVGATLLYDSVPQAEEQETITKGAALFETIRRAKQKDEKIDECITTNLSKFVPSVEPGKRILLIDYEDSFVHTLANYIRSTGASVTTLRHGFPEALFDTERPDLVVLSPGPGKPSDFKVPETVAACVRRQIPLFGVCLGLQGIVEAFGGELGVLNYPQHGKSSRVFVTASDSVMFQGLPESFTVGRYHSLFALPQRLPKELRVTAISEDEVIMGIEHQTLPIAAVQFHPESIMTLAGEVGLAIIKNLVRTYTQTKESVVIAQ; encoded by the coding sequence ATGATTAGTGAATCCCATTCCTACACAACTCTGGATAACGTACGCGTCTCTCGCGCAATTACAGAAGTCAAGATGGACACTGCCATTGAAGAAATCCTGTTTTACCTCAATTCTCAACGCGGAGGCTTGTTAACTAGCAGCTACGAATATCCAGGCAGATATAAACGATGGGCGATCGGGTTCATTAATCCACCGTTGGAATTAACCACAAGAGAAAATATTTTCACTCTGACAGCACTAAACGATCGCGGTAAAATTCTATTAGCTTTACTGTTTGAGCGTTTATCTCAAGTACAACAACTTCATCACATAACTAAAAACCAAAACCGCATCACTGGATTAGTTAAACCTACAGAACAATGTTTTACAGAAGAAGAACGCAGTAAACAACCTTCAACGTTTACAGTTATCCGCGAAATCCTCCATACATTTTCTAGTCAAGAAGATGAACATTTAGGATTATATGGTGCATTTGGTTACGACTTAGTATTTCAGTTTGAACCAATTGACCCATGTTTAGAACGTCCTACAGATCAGCGAGATTTAGTTCTATATTTACCTGACGAATTGATAGTTGTAGACTACTATCAACAACAAGCATTCCGCATAGAGTATGACTTTATCACAGCCTATGGCAGCACTTATAATTTGCCGCGCACAGGTGAATCTGTTGATTATCGAGGTCAACGCTTAACTCCTACTCAAAATGCTGACCATAAAATTGGTGAATATGCCAAGCAGGTTGAATTTGCTCTCGATTATTTCCGTCGGGGTGATTTATTTGAAGTAGTTCCTAGCCAAAACTTTTTCACAGCTTGCGAAGAACAACCAAGCAACCTATTTGAAACTCTCAAAAAAATTAACCCCAGTCCTTACGGCTTTATTTTTAATCTTGGTGGTGAATACCTTATCGGTGCATCGCCAGAAATGTTTGTGCGGGTGGAAGGTCGGCGTGTAGAAACTTGTCCGATTAGTGGCACAATCACCAGGGGACAAGATGCTTTAGATGATGCTATACAAATTCGCTCCTTACTCAACTCTCCCAAAGATGAAGCGGAGTTGACTATGTGTACTGACGTAGACCGCAATGACAAGTCCCGCATCTGCGAACCTGGTTCAGTAAGAGTTATAGGTCGTCGTCAGATTGAATTGTATAGCCACCTCATCCATACAGTAGATCATGTGGAAGGTATCTTGCGCCCAGAGTTTGATGCCCTAGATGCTTTCTTGAGTCACACTTGGGCTGTGACAGTTACCGGCGCACCCAAGCGAGCAGCAATTCAATTTATCGAACAGCACGAACGCAGCGCCCGACGTTGGTATGGTGGTGCGGTTGGATATCTGAATTTCAACGGTAATTTAAACACTGGATTAATTCTCCGAACCATCCGCTTGCAAGACTCAATAGCTGAGGTACGAGTTGGTGCAACACTTCTGTATGATTCTGTACCACAAGCAGAAGAACAAGAAACCATTACCAAAGGTGCGGCTTTATTTGAAACAATTCGTCGTGCTAAACAAAAAGACGAAAAAATTGACGAGTGCATTACTACAAACTTGAGCAAATTTGTTCCCAGTGTTGAACCTGGGAAACGTATCTTACTCATTGACTACGAAGACTCATTTGTTCATACACTTGCTAATTACATTCGTTCTACAGGCGCAAGCGTCACCACACTCCGTCATGGTTTCCCGGAAGCACTGTTTGATACAGAACGCCCAGATTTAGTCGTCTTATCTCCTGGCCCTGGTAAACCAAGTGATTTCAAAGTTCCTGAGACTGTTGCAGCTTGCGTCCGTCGGCAAATACCTCTGTTTGGTGTGTGTCTGGGCTTACAAGGTATCGTAGAGGCTTTTGGCGGAGAACTGGGAGTGCTTAACTATCCCCAACATGGAAAATCCTCACGAGTTTTCGTCACTGCGTCTGATTCTGTAATGTTCCAAGGCTTACCGGAATCTTTTACTGTTGGTAGATACCATTCATTGTTTGCCCTACCACAACGTTTACCAAAAGAACTCAGAGTAACGGCGATTTCTGAAGATGAAGTCATCATGGGTATTGAACATCAGACATTGCCCATTGCAGCGGTACAGTTTCATCCAGAATCAATCATGACTTTAGCTGGAGAAGTTGGTCTGGCAATTATTAAAAATTTAGTGCGGACATATACGCAAACAAAAGAGTCAGTGGTTATTGCTCAATAG
- the aroB gene encoding 3-dehydroquinate synthase, translating into MLVNVEQETKLFGQSIRQNIRVTFNYEVHFTHNIFNLKNPTLAQAIASDGEKKSKKIVALVDAGLLEFWPDLLSQITNYANFYAEVITLAAEPMLIPGGEAAKNEPKLLEQIHQLIEAAGICRHSYLLAIGGGAVLDLVGYAAATAHRGVRLIRIPTTVLAQNDSGIGVKNGINAFGKKNFLGTFAPPYAVINDSAFLTTLCDRDWRSGIAEAVKVALIKDAHFFDFIHAHTTALAHRDMDSMQQLIYCCAQLHLEHIAKAGDPFEMGSSRPLDFGHWAAHKLEQLTDYRLRHGEAVTIGIALDSTYSYLLGMLSHSEWQKILKTLAGLGFTLYVPELAEQSSPKNTRCLFRGLTEFREHLGGELTLTLLQRIGKGVEVHEVDLSLYQQAISLLLDFEKQQKLVTTNRGKR; encoded by the coding sequence ATGTTAGTTAATGTTGAACAAGAAACTAAATTATTTGGACAATCTATTCGACAAAATATTAGAGTAACTTTTAACTATGAAGTTCACTTTACTCATAATATTTTCAATTTAAAAAATCCTACATTAGCACAGGCGATCGCATCTGATGGTGAAAAGAAATCCAAGAAAATTGTAGCGTTAGTAGATGCCGGATTATTAGAGTTTTGGCCAGATTTATTATCGCAAATCACTAACTATGCAAATTTTTATGCAGAGGTGATCACATTAGCTGCTGAACCAATGCTGATTCCAGGGGGAGAAGCTGCAAAGAATGAACCAAAATTATTAGAACAAATCCACCAACTAATAGAAGCCGCAGGAATATGTCGTCATTCTTACCTATTAGCAATTGGTGGTGGTGCGGTATTAGATTTAGTAGGCTATGCAGCTGCGACAGCACATCGTGGAGTGCGCCTTATCCGCATTCCGACAACAGTGTTAGCGCAGAACGATTCTGGTATAGGTGTGAAAAATGGTATCAACGCCTTTGGTAAAAAGAACTTTTTAGGTACATTTGCCCCACCTTATGCAGTCATTAACGATTCTGCCTTCTTGACTACATTATGCGATCGCGATTGGCGTTCGGGAATTGCCGAAGCCGTAAAAGTAGCCTTAATTAAAGATGCTCACTTCTTTGATTTTATCCATGCTCACACCACAGCCCTAGCCCACCGTGACATGGATAGTATGCAGCAACTAATCTATTGTTGCGCCCAGTTACACCTAGAACATATAGCTAAAGCTGGCGATCCTTTTGAAATGGGTTCATCCCGCCCTCTAGATTTTGGACATTGGGCTGCTCATAAACTAGAACAATTGACAGACTATAGATTACGACATGGCGAAGCTGTAACAATTGGGATTGCTTTAGATAGTACTTATTCTTACCTTCTCGGAATGCTTTCACATAGCGAGTGGCAAAAAATATTAAAGACACTTGCAGGACTCGGTTTTACCTTGTATGTACCAGAACTAGCTGAACAATCATCACCTAAAAATACCCGTTGTTTATTCCGAGGTTTGACCGAATTCCGAGAACATTTAGGTGGCGAACTAACCCTGACTCTCTTACAACGAATTGGTAAAGGAGTTGAAGTTCACGAAGTAGATTTATCGTTATATCAACAAGCAATATCTTTACTGCTTGATTTTGAAAAACAACAGAAACTGGTGACAACAAATAGAGGTAAAAGATGA
- a CDS encoding chorismate mutase/prephenate dehydrogenase has product MVLQSSFNPRLASIKDVKAKQITIIGGRGRMGKLFREQLLSVGHKVNVLEQEDWDDADKLLNNADLVLISVPIKYTVDIIGRAAKYLSPNTALCDITSIKTQPTEAMLKHHTGPVMGLHPMFGPSVKSFWEQKIVVCPGRNHESFQWLLDFLQNQGTELITYSPEEHDRMMVYIQATQHFCRLSLGIFLAQSNIDLEQSLSISSPSFCQEIEILQRLFCQNPNLCVDIMLATDERCQAINSLANTYSRLAKLVEQKDREGLIREFEKTQKFFKQ; this is encoded by the coding sequence ATGGTTTTGCAATCCTCATTCAACCCAAGGTTAGCATCAATCAAAGATGTCAAAGCTAAACAAATTACTATCATTGGTGGACGTGGTAGGATGGGCAAGTTATTTCGAGAACAACTTTTGTCCGTAGGCCATAAAGTAAATGTTCTTGAACAAGAAGATTGGGATGATGCAGACAAACTGCTCAATAATGCAGATTTAGTATTAATAAGTGTGCCGATAAAATATACAGTTGATATTATTGGGCGTGCGGCTAAATACTTATCGCCTAATACAGCTTTGTGTGACATCACAAGTATTAAAACTCAGCCAACAGAAGCAATGCTGAAACACCATACTGGCCCTGTAATGGGATTACACCCCATGTTTGGGCCAAGTGTCAAATCTTTTTGGGAACAAAAAATAGTAGTCTGTCCTGGGCGTAATCATGAATCATTTCAATGGTTGTTAGATTTTTTGCAAAATCAAGGCACAGAATTAATTACTTATAGCCCAGAAGAACACGATCGTATGATGGTATATATTCAAGCAACACAGCATTTTTGTAGACTTAGCCTTGGCATTTTTTTAGCTCAGTCTAACATTGACTTAGAGCAGAGCTTATCAATTTCATCTCCTAGCTTTTGTCAAGAAATTGAAATTTTACAACGGTTATTTTGCCAAAATCCTAATCTGTGTGTTGATATTATGTTAGCCACTGATGAAAGATGCCAAGCGATTAATTCTTTAGCGAATACTTATAGCCGATTGGCGAAATTGGTAGAGCAAAAGGATAGAGAAGGTTTAATTCGAGAGTTTGAAAAGACTCAAAAATTTTTTAAACAATAA
- a CDS encoding leucine dehydrogenase yields MQLFETVREMGHEQILYCHGKNPDIRAIIAIHDTSLGPAMGATRLYPYINEEAALKDALRLSRGMTYKAACANIPAGGGKAVIIANPTDKTDEMLRAYGRFVESLKGRFITGQDVNITPQDVRTIQQETNHVVGVEEKSGGPAPITALGVFLGIKSAVEFRWQTQRLEGMRVAVQGLGNVGKHLCQHLYENGVQLFVSDINPEKTVEIKNLFGATVVEPEEIYGLDVDIFSPCAMGGIINSQTIPQIQAKIIAGAANNQLENERLHGQRLIEKGILYSPDYVINAGGIINVYNEMIGYDEDKAFKQVNNIYDTLLKIFGIAYQQGITTNDASKRLAEERILQARAIKNQQLAA; encoded by the coding sequence ATGCAGCTATTTGAAACTGTTCGAGAAATGGGTCATGAGCAAATCCTTTACTGTCATGGAAAAAATCCTGATATCAGAGCAATTATTGCCATCCATGACACTAGCTTAGGGCCAGCAATGGGAGCCACCAGACTTTATCCTTACATCAATGAAGAAGCTGCTTTAAAAGATGCTTTGCGTCTTAGTCGGGGTATGACTTATAAAGCAGCTTGCGCCAACATTCCCGCAGGTGGAGGCAAAGCAGTTATTATTGCTAATCCTACAGATAAAACTGACGAAATGTTGAGAGCTTATGGACGGTTTGTTGAAAGCCTTAAAGGACGTTTTATCACAGGTCAAGATGTCAACATTACACCCCAAGATGTTCGCACAATTCAACAAGAAACTAATCATGTAGTTGGTGTAGAAGAAAAATCAGGCGGCCCCGCACCAATTACTGCTTTAGGAGTATTTTTAGGTATTAAATCTGCTGTAGAATTTCGTTGGCAGACCCAAAGACTTGAAGGTATGAGAGTTGCTGTTCAAGGCTTAGGAAATGTTGGCAAACATCTTTGTCAGCACTTATATGAAAATGGCGTACAACTTTTTGTTAGTGATATCAACCCAGAAAAAACAGTAGAAATAAAAAACTTATTTGGTGCTACTGTGGTAGAACCAGAAGAAATTTATGGTTTAGATGTAGATATATTTTCTCCTTGTGCAATGGGAGGAATTATTAATAGTCAAACGATTCCCCAAATCCAAGCAAAAATTATTGCGGGTGCGGCTAATAATCAATTAGAAAATGAGCGTCTTCACGGTCAAAGACTAATAGAGAAAGGCATTCTCTACAGTCCTGATTATGTCATTAATGCTGGTGGCATTATCAATGTTTATAACGAGATGATTGGCTATGACGAAGATAAAGCTTTCAAGCAAGTCAATAATATTTACGATACATTGCTGAAGATTTTTGGCATTGCTTATCAGCAAGGCATCACTACTAACGATGCTTCTAAAAGATTGGCAGAAGAACGCATTTTGCAAGCTAGAGCCATAAAAAATCAACAACTTGCTGCTTAA
- the ilvB_1 gene encoding acetolactate synthase large subunit, with protein sequence MEHLPEIPFATELLPNPQPELIAAAPDSPVRPEVLMAAIQKIVVEGSDAVVLAECGNSFTWSTHCLRFTEPNRYRVSTGVGAMGHAATGVVGAAQARKGKAVAIVGDGAMLMNNEISTAVKYKIPAVWIVLNDARYNMCHQGMKILGLKGADAEIPATNFAMIARGMGAEGVGVTKESDLEAALQQAIASEVPFVVDVVIDPDRPAPSGGRNKSLAAQGVKANGSNIVKTPAKQVSFPLV encoded by the coding sequence TTGGAGCATTTACCAGAAATTCCTTTTGCAACTGAGTTGTTACCTAACCCCCAACCTGAACTTATCGCAGCCGCCCCAGACTCTCCAGTGCGGCCAGAAGTATTGATGGCAGCTATTCAAAAAATAGTTGTAGAAGGTAGCGATGCGGTAGTTTTGGCGGAGTGTGGTAACTCGTTTACTTGGTCAACTCATTGTCTGCGCTTCACCGAACCCAATCGTTACCGAGTCAGCACCGGAGTTGGGGCGATGGGACACGCTGCGACAGGCGTAGTTGGTGCAGCCCAAGCGAGAAAAGGTAAAGCCGTTGCCATTGTGGGTGATGGAGCAATGCTGATGAATAACGAAATCAGCACCGCCGTCAAATATAAAATCCCTGCGGTTTGGATTGTCCTGAATGATGCCCGATACAATATGTGCCATCAAGGCATGAAAATATTGGGTTTAAAAGGTGCAGATGCAGAGATTCCTGCCACTAATTTTGCGATGATTGCCCGTGGTATGGGTGCAGAAGGAGTCGGAGTCACCAAAGAGTCTGACTTAGAAGCAGCATTACAACAAGCGATCGCATCTGAAGTTCCCTTTGTCGTTGATGTTGTGATTGACCCTGACCGACCCGCACCTTCTGGCGGACGCAACAAGAGTTTAGCAGCCCAAGGTGTCAAAGCAAATGGCTCAAATATTGTGAAAACTCCAGCCAAGCAAGTTTCCTTTCCCTTGGTTTAA
- a CDS encoding transposase, which yields MKTKAQYKVKNWNAYDAALKQRGSITFWVNEEIIEQWRNQQKTGKKGASNHYSDVAIATMGTIQSVFHLPGRQAEGFLESLFTLMGIELEVPDHSTLSRRLSKLSVELPVIPKDKAVHVVVDSTGVKVYGEGEWKVRTHGVGKRRTWRKLHLGVDCESGEILGAVVTTNDMADCEVLPDILEQIEQPIEQVSGDGGYDTKGCYDTISQHGAKAIIPPRSNAKIQQHTNNETHFHPRDENLRRVNQVGRKQWKQESGYHRRSLSETAIFRLKTIFGGKLRRRFFNNQAVELFLQCAALNRMIQLGKPDSYKVDN from the coding sequence ATGAAGACGAAAGCCCAGTACAAAGTTAAGAATTGGAACGCTTATGATGCTGCCCTCAAGCAACGAGGCAGTATAACTTTTTGGGTGAACGAAGAAATCATCGAGCAGTGGCGCAATCAGCAAAAAACCGGGAAAAAGGGGGCATCGAATCATTACAGTGATGTGGCAATCGCCACTATGGGAACAATCCAATCGGTGTTTCATTTACCAGGGCGACAAGCAGAGGGGTTTTTAGAATCGCTGTTCACGCTCATGGGAATTGAGCTAGAAGTACCAGACCATTCCACGCTGTCTCGTCGTTTGAGCAAGTTGTCTGTGGAACTACCAGTTATCCCAAAAGACAAAGCTGTTCATGTGGTAGTGGATTCAACTGGTGTAAAAGTCTATGGTGAAGGTGAGTGGAAAGTCCGCACACATGGAGTAGGAAAACGACGGACGTGGCGGAAGTTGCATCTAGGCGTTGACTGTGAAAGCGGCGAAATTCTGGGTGCGGTGGTGACTACTAATGATATGGCTGATTGCGAGGTACTGCCTGACATATTGGAGCAGATTGAGCAACCGATAGAACAAGTATCTGGTGATGGTGGCTATGATACAAAAGGTTGTTACGACACCATTTCACAACACGGGGCCAAAGCCATAATTCCACCGCGTAGCAACGCCAAAATCCAACAACACACCAACAATGAAACACACTTCCATCCCAGAGATGAAAATCTGCGACGAGTGAATCAAGTTGGGCGCAAGCAATGGAAACAAGAGAGTGGATATCATCGCCGTTCATTATCCGAGACAGCTATATTTCGACTCAAAACCATTTTTGGTGGTAAGTTACGACGACGCTTTTTTAACAATCAAGCTGTCGAGCTATTTCTACAGTGTGCCGCCCTTAACCGCATGATCCAGTTGGGCAAGCCAGACAGTTACAAAGTAGACAACTAA